The genomic segment ACGATCTTTACGTTGCTTAACCGCAGTCTTAAGTGACTGTTCGTTCACCCCATATCTAGGGGGTTATGTGTAGTATTTCAGCATCAGATCAAGATCTGGTGCAGACAGCCGGGTGATGGGGATTGCTTTGGCTTGAATCACCGCCCTGCATATGGGGGCGGTTTTTTTGTCTGCACCTGACGCTTTATACCCACCACGCCTGGGCCGGCAAGACGCCGCAGCGCTGATTTGGTCAGCTGTTGAGCTGCCACCTCACTCCCTTGCCCGTCTCACATGACTAACCCTGAGAAGCCTTGCGCGTCTCCTCTCCGTTGCAAGGCTTCTGCGATCTCGAAATGCCAGCAGTCACAAGCGGTTTCCTTGGCTTGACCCTTTGAAATCTCCCCAGCGGGTTGTCTTGCCACCAAGGATCTCCTGACAAGAAGACTGCACTGTTTCGATCAGTCGACCCTGAATCTCGATGGACCGTGCTGACTGGTCGTTCAGAGGTTGTCGATCGTCTGGCTGCTGCTGCGGGTCCGTGCGGCCAGAAGACGGAGCGATAAAGATCTCATTTCTACGAACAAACGCTGAGCGGCCGAGCGACATGGCGTCGCCTGGCTGCTCAGCGTGAAGTCTGCTGATAGGAATGGCTGTTCAGCGGGGTAGCTGTTCAGTGGGGTAACTGTTCAGCAGAGTGGCGTCACTCGTCTCCTTCTTCTGTCTCGCCAGCAGGAATAAGGCGGATCGCTTTTTTACCCAGTTTGATCGTGAATTCATCGCCGGGATTCAGCTCCAGCATTGACGTATAGGCCTTGCCAACAAGGAGATTGCCGTTGCCTTGCACCTTGGCTGTGTAGCTGAGTTTGCGTCCACCTTTGCCGACGCCAGCGGCGCCGCCTACGGCAAGGTTGACTCCTTTGGCTTCAAGAAGTGCTTCGTAGAAGGCGGTGAAATTCAGGCGCTCACCTCCGTCTTTTTTGGTGGAGACATAGCCGCAGGCCTTGACAAGATCAGACTTGGAAACGTCTCCCAGGTCTTTCACTTTCGCAAGAAGATCAGATCCGGTCAGCATTGGAATCAATCGTTAGTGTGCCTTTTTTATGGTCTCTTCTGCCGGTGCTGTTGTCAACATTGGCCTGAGCGTGAGTGTTCCCTGAACGCTCGGTTCTTGGATCGTTCCTGATTGAAGTTGATTGGTTTTGTGGAGATCATTCTTGCATGGCTTTAATTTTTAGCAGTCTCAAGGCAGCAATGTGAGGCGAGTGGATTGTTGTCAGCGGATCCATAGCAAGCAGAGAATGGTTTGCATGGAGAGCATTGGTGATCCTTGCGCACGGCGATTTAAAGCCAGTTGTTCATAACGTCTGCTTCCACATGAAGGCAAAAAATCAACAACAAAAAGAATGAGAATCATTCCCTTCGTTTGTATTGGCAGGCAACAATTGGCCACATCACTGGTGTATCGACGGTTTGAAATGCGCTAAAATTCTGTTAGTTCACGTTTAAAACAAATGGACAAGTGTGCTTGCACGTCCTGCACCTGTGTTGTTGAGCAATCCGCTGCTGTGGTTCTCAATGGCCAAAAGTTCTGTTCCGATGCCTGTGCGCAGGGGCATCCCAACGATGAGCCCTGTCATGGCAGTGGATCCTGTGGTTGCAGCTGTGCCACGAGCTGAAGCGCACTGTTGATGCGTTCAGCGCAACCCTTCGCTCACCCTTGTTGAACCATGTGTTCTCAAGGGTGTGATTTTGAGTGGGTATGAATTTGAGGCTGCTCCTTCAAGTAGCAGCCTCAGAAGCAATAGTTCATTCCTTGCCAAGCCTGGGCTTTAGACCCAAAGCATGTTGTTCAGATTGTGAGTGTATGGACCCATGAAGGGGGGCAGCAACAAGCATCCCCCGTTTTTCGTTGCGTTCTTCCTTAAAACACATCCACTTCCACAGCGGGAACAATCTGGAGATTGCCCGGGAAGTTGGCGAGAAACGCGTCCTTATCAATGTTCAACAGCAAGGTGTTCACCTTGTCGTTGCCCTCGATGCGTAGGTCATCCCCTTGTTGCGTGAAGGTCAGCTCCAGAGCATTGACCAGACCGATGCCGTCTTGGTTGATGTTGAAGTCGGTCACCACATCCTTTCCTGGAGAGAGGACAAAGACATCGCTGCCTCTGCCGCCAGTGAGGGTGTCCCCGCCTTTTGCTCCATAGAGAACGTCGTTGCCTTTCCCGCCTTTGAGGTTGTCTGGGCCACTATGACCCTGGAGATTGTCAGCTCCCTTTCTGCCGCGAAGTTTGTCGGCATCTTGACCTCCGTAGAGGTAATCAGCTCCGCCTTTTCCAACCAGGGTGTCGTCTCCGCGTCTGCCGGTGAGTTTGTCGTTCTGCTTGTTGCCCTTGAATGTCTCGTTTGTTTTGGTGCCCTTTATGACGTCATCGAAAGTGCTCTTGGCAGGCTTCTTCTCGACATCAATCACACGGAGTCTGTTGTCGTCTTCTGAATTGCCATCTCCAGTTTCTGGCTGGATGGGTTCACCATCAATGGTGGAATCATCCCCGCCGCCTTGATTTTGGTCGCCGGGGAAGCTGTTGCCACCGCCGCCGGAACCAGAGCCGGAGCCATCGCCCCCACCGGAGCCGCTTCCATTACCACCGCCGTTTCCGCCACCGTCAGTGATCGGAAAGAGCTCATTGCCGTCAGGATCAATAATCGGTGGTTTTGGATCGACGAACTTTTCTTTTGTGATGCCAACAACGGTTGCGGAATTCCCTTTTAGATCACCAGAGATGACGGAAATAACTGTGCTTGGAACAGCAGGTGTTTCGTTATTTTGATATTTAAACAGAACATCTTTGTATTCAAGCTGATCAAGGGATCCATCGAATTCAACGAAGTCCGAGTCAAGGTTGAAGTCAAAGAAGACATCATCGCCTTCACTGATGACATAGGTGTCTTGATGGACATCTTGGCTGCCGAGGAGTTGATCGTTTCCTTTGCCACCATCCATGCGGTCACCACCTTCCCCGCCGATGAGAACATCCTTGCCTCCTCGGCCTAAGAGTTCGTCGGATTTTGTAAGGCCGAGCAGGATGTTGTCTCTGTTGTCGCCAACGAATTTTGTATTGCGCGGATATTGAGCATCCGACTCTGGTTGATCCGAGCCATTCGTGCCAATGATCAGCAGATTGTCGACATCGGTGTCGTCGTCCCCAGCCCCAGGCCGGAAGATGGGTTGTTTGATCGGCTTGAGATTGCCGTTTTCATCCTTTGGTCCGTCGGGATCAATCGGGAGGATGATGGGTGGGTAAGGCTTGTGGCCAAGGAAGTTTTCGACTGAGATGCCAACAAGGGTGGTCGTGCCCTTGCCATCGAGCCTGGTGATCAGGGTGCTTTCAATATCGTCGCCATAGCTTGTTGGAGCAAAGCGCAGATCTCTTGCCCTGCCATCGAATTCAACGAAGTCCGAGTCAAGGTTGAAGTCAAAGAAGACATCATCGCCTTCACTGATGACATAGGTGTCTTGATGGACATCTTGGCTGCCGAGGAGTTGATCGTTTCCTTTGCCACCATCCATGCGGTCACCACCTTCCCCGCCGATGAGAACATCCTTGCCTCCTCGGCCTAAGAGTTCGTCGGATTTTGTAAGGCCGAGCAGGATGTTGTCTCTGTTGTCGCCAACGAATTGTGTATTGCGCGGATATTGAGCATCCGACTCTGGTTGATCCGAGCCATTCGTGCCAATGATCAGCAGATTGTCGACATCGGTGTCGTCGTCCCCAGCCCCAGGCCGGAAGATGGGTTGTTTGATCGGCTTGAGATTGCCGTTTTCATCCTTTGGTCCGTCGGGATCAATCGGGAGGATGATGGGTGGGTAAGGCTTGTGGCCAAGGAAGTTTTCGACTGAGATGCCAACAAGGGTGGTCGTGCCCTTGCCATCGAGCCTGGTGATCAGGGTGCTTTCAATATCGTCGCCATAGCTTGTTGGAGCAAAGCGCAGATCTCTTGCCCTGCCATCGAATTCAACGAAGTCCGAGTCAAGGTTGAAGTCAAAGAAGACATCATCGCCTTCACTGATCACGAAGGTATTTGATTGTCCTGCTTCTTCTTTAGACCCCCAAAGATGATCATCGTCTGCACCTCCATCCATCCGATCTTTTCCGGTGCCGGCATACAATTCGTCTTCGCCTGAATTGCCAATTAATGTATTATCTCCTTGATGGCCTTGAATAACGTCATTGCCGGCATTGCCGCGCAATGTATCGGATCCCGTTCCACCCTCAATCACATCATGGCCGGATCCAGCTGAGATGTTGTAAGCAACATCTGTTGGGAGGTTTGGGCAATCAGTGACGGGTATATCGTCGCTTGAGAGGTCATACCTGTATTTTTCTAGGAGCGACGATCCACCAACACGTACGGTCTCGCCGGTGTTGTTTTCATTGCTGTATGAAATCAACAGTGGTTCAATCTTTAGTGTTCCAGTTAGTTCTGGCTCTTCAGTGATGTTGTTGCACAGATCTAGAACGATTTCATCTTGCAGTTCGATCCATTCGACCACCACGGAGTCTGGCCGTGTTGTTCGATCTCCGCCCGTGATTTCATGGAAATGGTCATGAGCTGTCGATTGCCAATCTGAGCCATCCGGATCATAAGAATCCCCCGTATGGCCTGAAGACCCTGTTGCGTCTCCAACACCATGCTGATGACTTCCTGAGCCTTTGACCTCAAAATTCCATACATTTTTAGTTGAGTATTTATTCAATTCACCAAGCCCTTCATCTGTGCCTCGCAGATAGCGGCCTGCCCAGTCTGACCGCGACGCCCAAGGTTCGGTCACCTTATCGCTCAACCATGCAGCAACGATTCCATCGGGGAGTAACTGCTCAATCCCATTGTTGTTCTGCCTTTTTCCATTGAATTTAACCCATTCAACATTCACACTGTCCGGGTGAGTTTCATTTTGCTGGCTACTATGTGGAATCTCATGCGTGTGGTCATCTGTGTATTTGGTATAAGGGGGTTTGCCAGTTTTTCCCCCCCATAAAGCTTTGCCACCACTGGTTCCATGTACTCCGTGACCATCCCTAACACCATGCGAGTGATCCTTGTCTTCTCCTTTGAGTTGAAAAGGATTTCTGGGATCTGCTGTTCTGCTGTTGATTGTTTCACCAAATTCAAAACTTACCTTGCTCCCAACAGATTCTCCACTGCCAACCAGATAGACATCGTCGGTGAATACTGACGTCCAGCCTGGATCAGTGGAGTGCCGTGCTCGAGCAAAGATGATCCCTTCAGGGATGATTTCGTTTCGTCTTTCATTTGTATAGTCGTGTTTGATGATCCAATTGACGGCCCGGGCTTTTGGATGGGTTGATTGATCACCACCTGAATACTCAAGATTGTGATTGTGGCTGCCAGAGAGTGTGCTTTGTTTTTCTCGGTACTTTGAATCTGGTGGCTGTGCACCGTTTCTGTCAGTTTTATTGCCGCCATTTCCTCTTGTTTGATTCTTGTTACCGTAAGTAAAACTGTGGCTATCGGTGTCTGTCTTATTGAGCCCTTTCGGTAAAGCTGTTAGATAGGGTAGTTCCGCACCGAGGGCTGCAGGCTTATCTTTTTCCGTGGTCGCAGCCTGCAGCTCATCGGTGTAACCCTGCTGAACCAAAAATCTGCCACTAAAGTCTGGTAATTTGTTACTGTCAAGATTATCAGCCAGTAAGGGATATTTACTGTCATCGAATGTTTTGGTTTCACCGTTCAGGAAGAACCAACCATCAGGTGCAATCGAGCCTTCCCATGCCGCGATGAGGCCTGGTGCTACCAATGTGTTGATGTTGATGTCGGTATCCCAGGCCAAGTCATCGTCCCGGTCAAAATCAAGAATGTATGTGGTGTGTATTTCTGCGTCCTTGTCATCCGACAAGGTGAATCGGACCAGTGCTGATGAATCAGTCCATTGATAGTTCTGATCTAGTCCTTCAGGTCGTTCCTCTAATTCGTTGGCTCTGATGAATTCAACAATTTTTCCTTCGCTTGGAAATTCTGTGATCGTATCTCCCTGTGATCCTTTGAAGGACTTGATGACATCCGTGCCTTCGCTCAGGATAAAGACGTCGGATCCACCACCACCGTCGTAATAATCATTTCCCAGCCCTCCATTGAGCTTGTCTTTCCCCTGTCCACCAATCAACGAGTCATTACCTGAACCACCATCGAGGGTGTCGTTTCCATCATTGCCTTCAAGGGTGTCGTTGTAGGAGCCTCCGTCCAGTTCATCATGACCCTCACCGCCTTCAAGCGTGTCGTAGCCGGATCCTCCCTCAAGCGTGTCGTTGCCATTGCCACCCGCCAATTCATCACCTTCACCCTGTCCTTTGATCAGGTCATCACCATTGCCACCAATCAGGGAGTCTTTGCCAGCTCGGCCTGTTAGTTCATCATCACCACCATCTCCAATGAGTGTGTCACCCTTTTTGCCACCCTCCAAGACGTCGTCTTCGCTGCCGCCCACTAAATGGAGGTTGTTCTCGAATTCTGATGGATCCCCTTCTGGTTTGAATTCTGCTTTTTTGTTCTTGTTGAGTAGCTCGACATATTGACCATTGTAGTTTCCGTTTGATGTTTCTTTGACTTTAGCTATTACATTATTTTTTTCATCGCTGTTGCTGATTTCGATTTCTGAATCATCGGACTTGATGGTTGTGTCATTATTGTTTTTATCGAGATAAGTGTGCTTAATTAAGTTAGCGTATGGGTCTGAAAGTGTGGGGTCATACTTTACCCGTCTGAAAAGATAGTGGACACCATTTCTTATAATTACTTTAGTGCTTCTGCCGTCGTCGGCGGACTCGGTTTTTAGGCCAGACGTTATAACGAAATCATTGAATGTGTAGCTTTTGCCTTCCCAGCGCACTCGATCCAGTGGGAAATCATCTCCGTTCCCCGTATTATTGAAATTGTTGATTCCTGTTTGTCCGCCGTCACCTTTATTGATAACAACTGTCTCTACGCTGCCGTTGCTGTCATCAAGATGTAAATTATCGCTTCCACCTCCTCCGTAAATTGTATCGTCGCCCTTTTTGCTTACGATTTCATCATTGGATTTAGCCCCGCTGATTGAATCAGCGAAGTCAGTCCCTTCAAACATTTGTTTGCCGCAGACGGGAATCGAGTCTCCGCTATCAAAAACGGCCTCGAATTTCGTGGCTTGGTATCTTTTGTCTATTCCCCCTTCGATGATGAAGTAATCAGGAGTTTTGACGTCTTGGTCAAGATCAACGCAACCCCCTTCTGTTGATTGCGCTTCGCTTTCGTAGAGTCGATAAACTGGTGGGTCTGATTTTGATTTAAAGCTCCTGTCTCTTAATACCATTTGCATTGATATATCACCGGTCGCCTTGGTGCCTTTTTTCGGTTTTAAGCTGACGCTCCAAGTT from the Synechococcus sp. KORDI-100 genome contains:
- a CDS encoding AbrB family transcriptional regulator — its product is MLTGSDLLAKVKDLGDVSKSDLVKACGYVSTKKDGGERLNFTAFYEALLEAKGVNLAVGGAAGVGKGGRKLSYTAKVQGNGNLLVGKAYTSMLELNPGDEFTIKLGKKAIRLIPAGETEEGDE
- a CDS encoding conjugal transfer protein TrbI; its protein translation is MDKCACTSCTCVVEQSAAVVLNGQKFCSDACAQGHPNDEPCHGSGSCGCSCATS
- a CDS encoding tail fiber protein, with the protein product MATPFTYTDQLVGKSPVRSRNRGPLLRDEELEGTSGDDQLEGIGGDDLIDAGGGSDEVSAGAGNDFVDAGKGDDTINGGKGDDEIEGDAGDDTLNGRRGDDFITADIGNDQLDGGKGDDTLEAGKGNDTLNGGKGDDLLLGGKGGDVYVLSSGDDTIQGYTKGDQIVLSDELVDAGITIDDIKLKEDANGARLTFNKNGVSGNTLVTESKLDPSISTFAQERETDPFNRPDWIIEPDKVEKEGDIYTFTFTTKTNKNYEPKDIIDPHASPPLAAEFGRVFVGSTDLLSANYDFKDAEVWQGAGQDQKWAEADAFWNQYEFVGLEKQDHIKDEEYFTNKSGDQEGSWITDNVWRDRLMHRSTYTKWYEAEVLKDIARPFTPNTTWSVSLKPKKGTKATGDISMQMVLRDRSFKSKSDPPVYRLYESEAQSTEGGCVDLDQDVKTPDYFIIEGGIDKRYQATKFEAVFDSGDSIPVCGKQMFEGTDFADSISGAKSNDEIVSKKGDDTIYGGGGSDNLHLDDSNGSVETVVINKGDGGQTGINNFNNTGNGDDFPLDRVRWEGKSYTFNDFVITSGLKTESADDGRSTKVIIRNGVHYLFRRVKYDPTLSDPYANLIKHTYLDKNNNDTTIKSDDSEIEISNSDEKNNVIAKVKETSNGNYNGQYVELLNKNKKAEFKPEGDPSEFENNLHLVGGSEDDVLEGGKKGDTLIGDGGDDELTGRAGKDSLIGGNGDDLIKGQGEGDELAGGNGNDTLEGGSGYDTLEGGEGHDELDGGSYNDTLEGNDGNDTLDGGSGNDSLIGGQGKDKLNGGLGNDYYDGGGGSDVFILSEGTDVIKSFKGSQGDTITEFPSEGKIVEFIRANELEERPEGLDQNYQWTDSSALVRFTLSDDKDAEIHTTYILDFDRDDDLAWDTDININTLVAPGLIAAWEGSIAPDGWFFLNGETKTFDDSKYPLLADNLDSNKLPDFSGRFLVQQGYTDELQAATTEKDKPAALGAELPYLTALPKGLNKTDTDSHSFTYGNKNQTRGNGGNKTDRNGAQPPDSKYREKQSTLSGSHNHNLEYSGGDQSTHPKARAVNWIIKHDYTNERRNEIIPEGIIFARARHSTDPGWTSVFTDDVYLVGSGESVGSKVSFEFGETINSRTADPRNPFQLKGEDKDHSHGVRDGHGVHGTSGGKALWGGKTGKPPYTKYTDDHTHEIPHSSQQNETHPDSVNVEWVKFNGKRQNNNGIEQLLPDGIVAAWLSDKVTEPWASRSDWAGRYLRGTDEGLGELNKYSTKNVWNFEVKGSGSHQHGVGDATGSSGHTGDSYDPDGSDWQSTAHDHFHEITGGDRTTRPDSVVVEWIELQDEIVLDLCNNITEEPELTGTLKIEPLLISYSNENNTGETVRVGGSSLLEKYRYDLSSDDIPVTDCPNLPTDVAYNISAGSGHDVIEGGTGSDTLRGNAGNDVIQGHQGDNTLIGNSGEDELYAGTGKDRMDGGADDDHLWGSKEEAGQSNTFVISEGDDVFFDFNLDSDFVEFDGRARDLRFAPTSYGDDIESTLITRLDGKGTTTLVGISVENFLGHKPYPPIILPIDPDGPKDENGNLKPIKQPIFRPGAGDDDTDVDNLLIIGTNGSDQPESDAQYPRNTQFVGDNRDNILLGLTKSDELLGRGGKDVLIGGEGGDRMDGGKGNDQLLGSQDVHQDTYVISEGDDVFFDFNLDSDFVEFDGRARDLRFAPTSYGDDIESTLITRLDGKGTTTLVGISVENFLGHKPYPPIILPIDPDGPKDENGNLKPIKQPIFRPGAGDDDTDVDNLLIIGTNGSDQPESDAQYPRNTKFVGDNRDNILLGLTKSDELLGRGGKDVLIGGEGGDRMDGGKGNDQLLGSQDVHQDTYVISEGDDVFFDFNLDSDFVEFDGSLDQLEYKDVLFKYQNNETPAVPSTVISVISGDLKGNSATVVGITKEKFVDPKPPIIDPDGNELFPITDGGGNGGGNGSGSGGGDGSGSGSGGGGNSFPGDQNQGGGDDSTIDGEPIQPETGDGNSEDDNRLRVIDVEKKPAKSTFDDVIKGTKTNETFKGNKQNDKLTGRRGDDTLVGKGGADYLYGGQDADKLRGRKGADNLQGHSGPDNLKGGKGNDVLYGAKGGDTLTGGRGSDVFVLSPGKDVVTDFNINQDGIGLVNALELTFTQQGDDLRIEGNDKVNTLLLNIDKDAFLANFPGNLQIVPAVEVDVF